One Mycolicibacterium parafortuitum DNA segment encodes these proteins:
- a CDS encoding alpha/beta hydrolase family protein, translated as MAEYLRRGLAGLAALVLLAGCSTSTEPPPTAPTPELRAGQLLTARPLTTAAALPSAADTRLITYVSEDSHGEPIVVSGTVAVPKTEPPQGGWPVISWAHGTTGYADTCAPSADTADGLIHDYTSRVRPMLDGWLARGYAVLQTDYQGLGTPGGHPYVDGTSEANTVTDIVRAARALDSGIGTQWLAVGHSQGGQAALFTAQDAQARDPDLDLAGVVAIAPGGVDMGQAVDLIRAGRPEVEASQRFLPLLVLGAAVVDPSVDPDAIFTAAARPLLTTARTECVAQIDTVPTVPASEVLAPDADLTGLQTYLAHQDPIGVMPKVPVMIVQGSADAAVPVAGIDKLTAALCDKGAAVEYRVYPGQDHRGVIGAADRDMQDFVEAARTGRAADNCPR; from the coding sequence GTGGCTGAGTACCTCAGGCGCGGGCTGGCCGGCCTCGCGGCGCTGGTCCTGCTGGCGGGCTGCTCCACTTCGACGGAGCCCCCGCCCACCGCACCCACGCCCGAACTGCGCGCCGGGCAACTGCTCACCGCACGCCCGCTGACCACCGCCGCGGCCCTGCCCAGCGCCGCCGACACCCGGCTGATCACCTATGTCTCCGAGGACTCCCACGGCGAGCCGATCGTCGTGTCCGGAACCGTCGCGGTCCCGAAAACCGAACCGCCGCAAGGCGGCTGGCCGGTGATCAGCTGGGCGCACGGAACCACGGGTTACGCCGACACCTGCGCCCCGTCGGCTGACACCGCCGACGGTTTGATCCACGACTACACCAGTCGGGTCCGCCCGATGCTCGACGGCTGGCTGGCCCGCGGGTACGCGGTGCTGCAAACCGACTACCAGGGGCTGGGCACCCCCGGCGGGCATCCCTACGTCGACGGCACCAGTGAAGCGAACACCGTCACCGATATCGTGCGGGCCGCAAGGGCTCTCGACTCCGGGATCGGAACGCAGTGGCTGGCGGTCGGCCACAGCCAGGGCGGGCAGGCGGCACTGTTCACCGCGCAGGACGCGCAGGCCCGCGACCCCGACCTCGATCTCGCCGGGGTGGTGGCCATCGCACCCGGCGGGGTCGATATGGGTCAAGCCGTCGACCTGATCCGGGCCGGACGCCCGGAAGTCGAAGCCAGCCAACGTTTTCTGCCGTTGCTGGTGCTCGGCGCCGCGGTAGTCGATCCGTCTGTCGACCCCGACGCGATCTTCACCGCCGCGGCGCGCCCGCTGCTGACCACCGCGCGGACCGAGTGCGTCGCCCAGATCGATACCGTCCCGACGGTGCCGGCGTCTGAGGTGCTGGCCCCGGACGCCGATCTCACCGGATTGCAGACCTACCTCGCGCACCAGGACCCCATCGGGGTGATGCCGAAGGTGCCCGTGATGATCGTGCAGGGCAGCGCCGACGCCGCGGTGCCGGTGGCCGGCATCGACAAGTTGACCGCGGCGCTGTGCGATAAGGGGGCCGCGGTGGAATACCGGGTCTATCCCGGCCAGGACCATCGGGGCGTCATCGGCGCCGCCGACCGGGACATGCAGGACTTCGTCGAGGCCGCAAGAACCGGGCGGGCAGCCGACAACTGCCCGCGTTGA
- a CDS encoding SDR family NAD(P)-dependent oxidoreductase, which translates to MTGNRLDHKRVVITGAASGIGRAAAQLMAGEGARVLIADLDADAAAAAAADIGRGAVGIAVDVLDEASITAMIGCAVDTFGGLDVLCNHVGGSDPRKDLDLLRLDLDEWDRAMALNARSTVVASRLALPHMIAAGSGSIINTVSVAGLAGDTLQCAYGAAKAAVIRLTQYIATQYGRQGVRCNAVAPGAVMTPALRDNLPADVIDDIRRHNALDLIGTPEDIGWAMVYLASDESRYMTGQTLVLDGGLTAQSPIAASRRTLLGG; encoded by the coding sequence ATGACAGGAAACCGTCTGGACCACAAGCGGGTCGTCATCACCGGCGCCGCCAGCGGCATCGGGCGCGCGGCGGCCCAGTTGATGGCCGGCGAGGGTGCCCGGGTGCTGATCGCCGACCTCGATGCGGACGCGGCCGCCGCGGCGGCGGCCGACATCGGACGTGGTGCCGTCGGCATCGCCGTCGACGTGCTCGACGAGGCGTCGATCACGGCCATGATCGGCTGTGCCGTCGACACCTTCGGTGGCCTCGACGTGCTGTGCAACCATGTGGGCGGCAGTGACCCCCGCAAGGACCTCGACCTGTTGCGGCTCGACCTCGACGAATGGGACCGCGCCATGGCGCTCAATGCCCGCAGCACCGTGGTCGCCTCGCGGCTGGCGCTGCCGCACATGATCGCCGCGGGCAGCGGTTCGATCATCAACACCGTCTCGGTGGCCGGTCTGGCCGGCGACACCCTGCAATGCGCGTACGGAGCCGCAAAGGCCGCGGTCATTCGGCTCACCCAGTACATCGCCACCCAGTACGGCCGCCAAGGCGTGCGCTGCAACGCCGTCGCCCCGGGAGCCGTCATGACGCCGGCGCTGCGCGACAACTTGCCGGCCGACGTGATCGACGATATCCGCCGGCACAACGCGCTCGACCTCATCGGCACACCCGAGGACATCGGTTGGGCCATGGTCTATCTCGCCTCCGACGAGTCCCGCTACATGACGGGCCAGACCCTGGTGCTCGACGGCGGCCTGACCGCGCAGAGCCCGATCGCGGCCAGCCGAAGGACCCTGCTCGGTGGCTGA
- a CDS encoding acyl-CoA synthetase: MTAALQTVRQKFERVSESGRALKRLIDTGIIDLSDLRSSLQAANFARVYGPQATMAILGGRKYADLPAIADERGTLTYKEVDDRSWALARGLRGLGVAPGSVVGVLCRDHRGLVITMAACGKAGARMVLMNTGFAKPQFAEVCQREGVAVVLHDSEFLGLLDALPADMPRVLTWVDDGTEVPEGVPALEDIIAANASEPLPPPDKAGGSVILTSGTTGLPKGAPRDTVSPLATAQIVDRIPFPHKGTMVIVSPIFHSTGWATYTTGAALGNKVVTARRFNAEGTLRLIAEHKADMLVAVPTMLHRMVELDPAVIAKYDTSSLKVILIAGSALSPELSNRVQDTFGDVLYNMYGSTECAIASVATPAELRAAPGTAGRSPVTCEVVLFDENDQRIDGYNRRGRIFVRNGAPFSGYTDGRSKQIIDGYMSSGDMGHFNDDGLLFVDGRDDDMIVSGGENVYPQEVENLLEARPDVVEVAVVGVDDVEFGKRLRAFIVPEPGADKDPDAIKRHVKENLARHKVPRDVVFVDELPRNATGKLLRRVLVEMDVDA, encoded by the coding sequence ATGACTGCAGCGCTGCAGACCGTCCGTCAGAAGTTTGAGCGGGTATCCGAGTCGGGCCGCGCACTGAAGCGCCTGATCGACACCGGCATCATCGATCTGAGCGATCTCAGATCGTCGCTGCAGGCGGCGAATTTCGCCCGGGTCTACGGTCCGCAGGCCACGATGGCGATCCTCGGCGGCCGCAAGTACGCCGACCTGCCCGCGATCGCCGACGAGCGCGGAACGCTGACCTACAAGGAGGTCGACGACCGGTCGTGGGCGCTGGCGCGCGGCCTGCGTGGGCTCGGGGTCGCACCGGGTTCGGTCGTCGGCGTGCTGTGTCGCGACCATCGCGGGCTGGTCATCACGATGGCCGCCTGCGGCAAGGCCGGTGCGCGGATGGTGTTGATGAACACCGGCTTCGCCAAACCGCAGTTCGCGGAGGTGTGTCAGCGCGAGGGCGTCGCGGTGGTGCTGCACGACAGCGAGTTCCTCGGCCTTCTCGACGCGCTTCCCGCCGACATGCCCCGCGTGCTGACCTGGGTGGACGATGGTACCGAGGTACCCGAGGGCGTCCCGGCGCTCGAGGACATCATCGCCGCGAACGCGTCGGAGCCGCTGCCGCCGCCGGACAAGGCGGGCGGGTCGGTGATCCTGACCAGCGGCACCACCGGGCTGCCCAAAGGTGCTCCGCGCGATACCGTCTCGCCGCTGGCGACCGCGCAGATCGTCGACCGAATCCCGTTCCCGCACAAGGGAACCATGGTGATCGTGTCACCGATCTTCCACAGCACCGGTTGGGCCACCTACACCACCGGCGCGGCGTTGGGGAACAAGGTGGTGACAGCCCGGCGCTTCAACGCCGAAGGGACGCTGCGGCTCATCGCCGAGCACAAGGCCGACATGCTGGTGGCCGTCCCGACCATGCTGCACCGGATGGTCGAGCTGGATCCCGCGGTGATCGCCAAGTACGACACCTCGTCGCTGAAGGTCATCCTGATCGCCGGATCGGCGCTGAGCCCCGAACTGTCCAACCGGGTGCAGGACACCTTCGGCGATGTCCTCTACAACATGTACGGCTCCACCGAGTGCGCCATCGCCAGTGTCGCGACCCCCGCCGAACTGCGGGCCGCGCCCGGTACCGCCGGCCGCTCACCGGTGACCTGTGAGGTCGTGCTGTTCGACGAGAACGACCAGCGCATCGACGGGTACAACCGGCGCGGCCGGATCTTCGTGCGCAACGGCGCACCGTTCTCCGGATACACCGACGGCCGCAGCAAGCAGATCATCGACGGCTACATGTCCAGCGGCGACATGGGCCACTTCAACGACGACGGGCTGCTGTTCGTCGACGGCCGCGACGACGACATGATCGTCTCGGGCGGAGAGAACGTCTACCCGCAGGAGGTCGAGAACCTGCTGGAGGCTCGCCCCGATGTCGTCGAGGTCGCGGTGGTCGGCGTCGACGACGTCGAGTTCGGGAAACGGCTGCGGGCCTTCATCGTCCCCGAGCCCGGCGCGGACAAGGACCCCGACGCGATCAAGCGCCACGTGAAGGAGAATCTGGCCCGGCACAAGGTCCCTCGCGACGTGGTCTTCGTCGACGAACTGCCGCGCAACGCCACCGGAAAGCTGCTCCGCCGGGTCCTGGTGGAGATGGACGTCGACGCCTGA
- a CDS encoding oxygenase MpaB family protein, translating to MSAPIPTRHPDRPRPIPAGVRALASVLAIRNPSAQQWQDLGERLNVGDEPMDRLVEWMAATGMEQTRPLFERALRDGIDSVPDAPAPLREFFETFEPLPDWADPELLSIGQRALRRGGADGMYVARDVSLLGGYQFSGFNKTLLRTGALEKGSNKRFAETMQWAMDVIAEGGLDHLGVGYRSTIRVRLIHSFVRRHVAAMPDWRPDEWGLPVNQTDMAATLVGALVAPAVGAMGMGVVLSPSEYTAVAHLTRYVGWLIGVEDQWLPKDFRDSIRVLAHTLTALAAPDESSKQLAAPMADDPLAWHYDSLPELRRRLARAQHLSVTSAFLGPKALRSLGLPSYSLPWYPLLRLPVNLARSAAALAVPGGVDRADHRGRREHAKLLRTMIGADAATIGESAAHVSRVA from the coding sequence GTGAGTGCGCCCATTCCGACGCGCCACCCTGACCGCCCGCGGCCGATCCCGGCCGGTGTGCGGGCCCTGGCGAGCGTGCTGGCGATCCGGAATCCGAGCGCGCAGCAGTGGCAAGACCTCGGCGAACGGCTCAACGTCGGCGACGAGCCGATGGACCGGCTCGTCGAGTGGATGGCCGCCACCGGCATGGAGCAGACCCGGCCGCTGTTCGAACGCGCTCTGCGCGACGGTATCGACAGCGTCCCCGACGCGCCGGCGCCGTTGCGCGAGTTCTTCGAAACCTTTGAGCCCCTGCCGGACTGGGCCGACCCCGAGCTGCTGAGCATCGGGCAGCGCGCGCTGCGCCGCGGCGGGGCCGACGGTATGTATGTCGCCCGTGACGTGTCGCTACTCGGCGGCTACCAGTTCTCCGGATTCAACAAGACGCTGCTGCGCACCGGAGCGCTGGAGAAGGGCTCGAACAAGCGATTCGCCGAGACCATGCAATGGGCCATGGACGTCATCGCCGAGGGCGGTCTCGACCACCTCGGCGTCGGCTACCGCTCCACCATCCGGGTGCGGCTGATCCACTCGTTCGTCCGCAGGCACGTGGCCGCGATGCCGGATTGGCGACCCGACGAGTGGGGGCTGCCGGTCAATCAGACCGACATGGCCGCGACGCTGGTCGGCGCGCTGGTCGCGCCCGCGGTCGGCGCGATGGGGATGGGGGTGGTGCTCTCGCCGTCCGAGTACACCGCCGTCGCGCATCTGACCCGCTACGTCGGGTGGCTCATCGGAGTCGAAGACCAATGGCTGCCAAAGGATTTCCGCGACAGCATCCGGGTGCTGGCGCACACGCTGACCGCGCTGGCCGCCCCCGACGAGTCCAGCAAGCAACTCGCCGCGCCGATGGCCGACGACCCGCTGGCATGGCACTACGACAGCCTCCCCGAACTGCGGCGCCGGCTGGCCAGGGCCCAGCACCTGTCGGTCACCAGTGCGTTCCTCGGGCCGAAGGCCCTGCGTTCCCTGGGCCTGCCGTCCTATTCCCTGCCGTGGTACCCGCTGCTGCGCCTCCCGGTGAACCTCGCCCGCAGCGCCGCCGCGCTGGCCGTGCCCGGTGGGGTCGACCGCGCCGACCACCGGGGACGGCGCGAACACGCAAAACTGTTGCGCACCATGATCGGTGCGGATGCGGCCACCATCGGCGAGTCCGCGGCTCACGTCAGCCGGGTGGCCTGA
- a CDS encoding PaaI family thioesterase gives MRYPTAISGLLGFEIASVGAGSASVRVSVDPRRHGNQQGTVHGGFLVELADAAIGTAHSTLMAHGETFTSIDIRAAFLRPVWVDTLTATARTTHHGRTITHYACDVTRADGKVAATVTSTVMTLRGDAAQGR, from the coding sequence ATGCGCTACCCCACCGCCATCTCCGGTCTACTGGGCTTCGAGATCGCGTCCGTCGGCGCCGGATCCGCATCGGTGCGGGTGTCGGTGGATCCGCGCCGGCACGGCAATCAGCAGGGCACCGTGCACGGCGGGTTCCTCGTCGAATTGGCCGATGCCGCGATCGGCACGGCGCACTCCACGCTGATGGCGCACGGAGAGACGTTCACCAGCATCGACATTCGCGCCGCGTTTCTGCGCCCGGTGTGGGTGGACACGTTGACCGCGACCGCGCGGACCACACATCACGGTAGGACGATCACGCACTACGCATGCGACGTGACGCGCGCGGACGGCAAGGTCGCCGCGACCGTCACCAGTACGGTGATGACGTTGCGCGGGGACGCGGCGCAGGGACGGTGA
- a CDS encoding PLP-dependent aminotransferase family protein, which yields MRVHRHTDVADDLAAQIRAGTLPAGTRLPTHRALAAEYGIAVATATKVYRLLADAGLVVGEPGRGTFVRDLSGFAGIEPQRRTPAERIADLSFNQPLAAVQSEQLRQALRDLAGGGDLAALLMQEPPGGRRRGQAAVATYLLGHGVDVAPDAVVLTAGGQQGLDAVLGAVAAPGSLVAVDALTYPGIKLAAAARRVELAPIPVDAAGMDLDHLDRLCARRPVTALYCTPTLHNPLGFVLSIADRRHLARVARRHDLAVIEDAVYAFLEPGHPPLATLAPERTFYVGSLSKSLAPGIRFGFVVTPRNRREALIRALRTGSWGTSTIATELATRWLTDGTAEQLEVLRRKDARRRQELARTELAGLGYHGHPGSYIGWLPLPEEVRSDVIAHRLAEAGILVSTADAFATTKSVPNAIRLALATPAEAVLQRALREIRGRVVRHLPAHPVI from the coding sequence CTGCGGGTCCACCGACACACCGACGTCGCCGACGACCTCGCCGCGCAGATCCGGGCCGGAACGCTGCCGGCGGGCACGCGGCTACCGACGCACCGGGCGCTGGCCGCCGAATACGGCATCGCGGTGGCCACGGCCACGAAGGTGTATCGGCTGCTCGCCGACGCCGGGCTGGTGGTCGGTGAGCCCGGTAGGGGCACGTTCGTCCGCGACCTGAGCGGATTCGCCGGGATCGAGCCGCAGCGCCGGACACCGGCGGAGCGCATCGCCGACCTGTCGTTCAACCAGCCGCTGGCGGCTGTGCAGAGTGAGCAGTTGAGGCAGGCGCTGCGCGACCTCGCCGGCGGGGGTGACCTCGCCGCGCTTCTCATGCAGGAGCCACCCGGCGGTCGCCGTCGCGGGCAGGCCGCGGTGGCCACCTACCTGCTCGGTCACGGTGTCGATGTCGCGCCCGACGCGGTGGTGCTGACCGCGGGCGGACAGCAGGGGCTCGATGCCGTGCTGGGCGCCGTGGCCGCACCGGGATCGCTCGTGGCGGTGGACGCCCTGACCTACCCGGGGATCAAGCTCGCGGCGGCGGCGCGCCGTGTCGAGTTGGCGCCGATCCCGGTCGACGCGGCGGGGATGGACCTCGACCACCTGGACCGGCTCTGCGCGCGGCGGCCGGTGACGGCGCTGTATTGCACTCCGACGCTGCACAATCCGCTCGGATTCGTGCTCAGTATCGCCGACCGCCGCCACCTCGCCCGGGTCGCGCGACGACACGACCTCGCGGTGATCGAGGACGCGGTGTACGCGTTCCTGGAGCCGGGTCACCCGCCCCTGGCCACGCTGGCGCCGGAACGCACCTTCTACGTCGGATCGCTGTCGAAGAGTCTGGCCCCCGGAATCCGGTTCGGATTCGTGGTGACACCGCGGAACCGGCGTGAGGCGCTGATCCGCGCGCTGCGCACCGGGAGCTGGGGCACGTCGACCATCGCGACCGAGCTGGCCACCCGATGGCTGACCGACGGCACCGCCGAGCAGCTGGAAGTGTTGCGGCGCAAAGATGCCCGGCGCCGGCAGGAGCTGGCCCGCACCGAGCTCGCCGGGCTCGGCTACCACGGCCACCCCGGCTCCTATATCGGCTGGCTTCCACTGCCGGAGGAAGTGCGCAGCGACGTCATCGCGCACCGACTCGCCGAGGCGGGGATTCTGGTGTCCACCGCCGACGCGTTCGCGACGACGAAGTCGGTGCCGAACGCGATCCGCCTCGCCCTGGCGACCCCGGCGGAGGCGGTTCTGCAGCGCGCGCTCCGGGAGATCCGCGGGCGAGTGGTTCGGCATCTGCCGGCGCACCCGGTCATCTGA
- a CDS encoding Ig-like domain-containing protein translates to MAAASPPKPRRTKGRHRKTVTSPMANWLKVGAAGIGLAAAIAGGQGVAAASTDDASSGKPSAGGDDRPTRTSAAADSSAGDSDSDAASVGPSVASRKPASTRSSTPPAAADTDDDSAEPEVVDDAVEDPDDETEAPTPSPHPAAPEESEEPEDIDTEEAPDPVHDAPSPVEEPAAGEQQPDAPPPAQATADAASTGDITSATAETPPEPPAVVIEIVDEVLNWLGLGPRGGITLPTGMTDSLWLLLRHSFQNRPGWASAVAHQGNTLVTGGDPMRELFREAIQAEFSKKYGWIPVVGSVAHGISLIGNLGELGAAILRGDRADIADEFGDITRDLVGTIPIIGAPIAANMYTAQAEARVAAAIQSGQFAAAQATPEDEHALNTLTQILLQLSGWPEPPKNFVTPADYTLDQTLDAHNDLLDLLVANPTPTTKWIPDTLALINLFIKSALPGYTFSDGLNTFADLLNRLVPPYTIEPGADILITKTSVASASMGALVSILNELLGGNFDPESIRDAAVVGGTQGFLSPASVLGMSVNSGAEPNPWSLMAYIALVGVYRRFQWVGLNHLPVVTGQTQNSQILLTTSGSVQAYDPDGDVLTYSVSEQPANGIVTINPLVAGGWIYTRTSNWTHTGTDTFEMTISDGLFPSAERPYSPDGHTVTVTVTVNYTGVANNQPTIIALPGLPDAMGIVRGSASGNDIDGDTLTYSLVNPGTSGATSTSIYTNDGGIVQLNSATGEFVYIPKVSTALIPALNTDSFQVQVSDGRGGTATATVLVLSHLRVGTSVTGTGAYVEHGKVDVPTPDVGLLTYSIGTQGAKGTAVVNPDGTYTYTRSNTATGSTDDTFTIIGTDANGKSVTLPVVSVSPPLIAVTPTTTVSGETFTPRGWLLGAVVTPATQTTNGTMSGIDDNGQPVSIGAGLYNTEKGGTVLILGSGGGFTYTNTSYGDVFHKAAAINAPDSDKYDTVKITVTDSLGRTGEVTFHILLRTENSTPSSSASVGSPNQLGVVRGSVSGEDREGDSFTYSLAGAGNPAGATATSTYTANGGIVSLNWDGTFTYIPNKSAATADSFRVLVSDGHGGTTTQTVNVSLSTPSPTANINTSTLNQVTGQLFVPPADLGLMTYSLGTPPTKGTVSVDAGGVFNYTRTSPGHTTTPPDTFTIIGTEVTTGKTVTIATITVSPKVVNTPPAGGTTTISTHSQTSNLINRTQTTTGTIGASDADGDPLTFDAGTFSTTNGGEVTIAANGSFSYTISKGLLSSYYHDAAKIGAGGTAVRDQFTVTVRDQFGGVTSFIATVPIYAMNSAPNAPTGGVFWPLVNDWTSVFATDPDGDSLTYTITKQPQHGSASYNPVSQVLSTSGTQNNDTIILTVTDGYYVVVDGMVTTTPASASRTYTV, encoded by the coding sequence ATGGCTGCGGCTAGCCCCCCGAAACCGCGCCGGACGAAGGGCCGCCACCGCAAAACCGTCACCAGTCCGATGGCGAACTGGCTGAAGGTGGGCGCCGCCGGTATCGGGCTCGCCGCCGCGATCGCCGGCGGGCAGGGCGTGGCCGCGGCCTCCACGGACGACGCGTCCAGCGGCAAGCCCAGCGCAGGCGGCGACGACAGGCCCACCCGCACGTCGGCAGCCGCGGACTCGTCGGCCGGTGATTCCGACTCCGACGCGGCCTCGGTGGGACCGTCGGTCGCCTCGCGCAAGCCCGCGTCGACCCGGTCGTCCACCCCGCCCGCAGCGGCGGACACCGATGACGACAGCGCCGAGCCCGAGGTGGTCGACGACGCTGTCGAGGACCCCGACGACGAAACCGAGGCCCCCACACCGTCACCGCATCCCGCGGCACCCGAGGAGTCCGAGGAGCCCGAGGACATCGACACCGAGGAGGCGCCGGACCCCGTCCACGACGCGCCGTCCCCCGTCGAGGAGCCCGCGGCCGGGGAACAGCAACCCGACGCCCCGCCACCGGCGCAGGCCACCGCCGACGCGGCGTCGACAGGCGACATCACGAGCGCGACCGCCGAGACGCCGCCGGAGCCGCCGGCTGTGGTCATCGAGATCGTCGACGAAGTGCTCAACTGGCTGGGACTGGGCCCCCGCGGCGGTATCACGCTGCCGACGGGCATGACGGATTCACTGTGGCTGCTGCTGCGCCACTCCTTCCAGAACCGGCCCGGCTGGGCCTCGGCGGTCGCCCATCAGGGGAACACTCTCGTCACCGGCGGCGACCCGATGCGGGAACTCTTCCGGGAGGCGATCCAGGCCGAATTCAGCAAGAAGTACGGATGGATCCCCGTGGTGGGTTCCGTGGCCCACGGCATCAGCCTCATCGGCAACCTCGGTGAGCTCGGCGCAGCGATCCTGCGCGGAGACCGCGCGGACATCGCCGACGAATTCGGGGACATCACCCGCGATCTCGTCGGCACGATCCCGATCATCGGCGCCCCGATCGCGGCGAACATGTACACCGCGCAGGCCGAGGCACGGGTGGCCGCCGCGATCCAGAGCGGCCAGTTCGCGGCCGCTCAGGCGACGCCCGAGGACGAGCACGCACTCAACACCCTCACCCAGATCCTGCTGCAGCTCTCCGGTTGGCCGGAGCCGCCCAAGAACTTCGTCACGCCCGCCGACTACACGCTGGATCAGACGCTCGACGCCCACAACGATCTGCTCGACCTGCTGGTCGCGAATCCGACTCCGACCACGAAGTGGATTCCCGACACCCTGGCGCTGATCAACCTGTTCATCAAGTCGGCGCTGCCGGGTTACACGTTCTCGGACGGCCTCAACACCTTCGCCGACCTGCTCAACCGACTGGTACCGCCCTACACGATCGAACCAGGTGCCGACATCCTGATCACCAAGACCTCCGTCGCCAGCGCCAGTATGGGTGCTCTGGTCAGCATCCTCAACGAACTGCTGGGCGGGAACTTCGATCCCGAGAGCATCCGGGACGCGGCAGTCGTCGGCGGGACACAGGGATTCCTCTCCCCGGCAAGTGTTCTCGGTATGTCGGTGAACAGCGGAGCCGAGCCCAACCCATGGTCGCTGATGGCCTATATCGCCTTGGTCGGGGTGTACCGGCGGTTCCAGTGGGTGGGGCTCAACCACCTCCCGGTGGTGACCGGCCAGACGCAGAACAGCCAGATCCTGCTCACCACCAGTGGTTCCGTGCAGGCCTACGACCCCGACGGCGATGTGCTGACGTATTCGGTGTCCGAGCAGCCGGCCAACGGCATCGTCACGATCAACCCGCTGGTCGCCGGCGGGTGGATCTACACCCGCACGTCGAACTGGACGCACACCGGCACCGACACGTTCGAGATGACGATCAGCGACGGGCTGTTCCCGTCCGCCGAGCGCCCGTATTCGCCCGACGGCCACACCGTCACCGTCACCGTCACCGTGAACTACACCGGGGTCGCGAACAACCAGCCGACGATCATCGCGCTGCCCGGGCTGCCCGACGCGATGGGCATCGTCCGGGGCAGCGCGTCGGGCAACGACATCGACGGAGACACACTGACCTACAGCCTGGTCAACCCGGGAACCTCGGGGGCGACCAGCACGTCGATCTACACCAACGACGGCGGTATCGTCCAACTCAACAGCGCCACCGGAGAATTCGTCTACATCCCGAAGGTGTCGACCGCGCTGATCCCGGCGCTCAACACCGACTCGTTCCAAGTCCAGGTGTCCGACGGGCGCGGCGGTACGGCCACCGCCACCGTGCTGGTCCTGTCGCACCTGCGGGTCGGAACCTCGGTGACCGGTACCGGCGCCTACGTCGAGCACGGCAAGGTGGACGTCCCGACCCCGGACGTCGGACTGCTGACCTACAGCATCGGCACCCAGGGGGCAAAGGGCACCGCCGTCGTCAACCCCGACGGCACCTACACCTACACCCGCAGCAACACCGCCACCGGAAGCACGGACGACACGTTCACGATCATCGGCACCGACGCGAACGGCAAGTCGGTGACCCTGCCGGTGGTGTCGGTGTCACCGCCGTTGATCGCGGTGACGCCGACGACGACGGTGTCGGGGGAGACGTTCACCCCACGTGGCTGGCTGCTCGGTGCCGTGGTCACGCCCGCCACCCAGACCACCAACGGGACGATGAGCGGAATCGACGACAACGGACAACCGGTGTCGATCGGCGCTGGGCTCTACAACACCGAGAAGGGCGGAACCGTCCTCATCCTCGGTTCCGGCGGCGGATTCACCTACACCAACACCAGCTATGGGGACGTGTTCCACAAGGCCGCCGCGATCAACGCGCCCGATTCCGACAAGTACGACACCGTCAAGATCACCGTCACCGATTCGCTGGGCCGCACCGGCGAAGTCACCTTCCACATCCTGTTGCGCACCGAGAACAGCACGCCGTCCTCCAGTGCATCGGTGGGCAGCCCCAACCAACTCGGTGTCGTGCGCGGTTCGGTGTCCGGCGAGGACCGGGAAGGTGATTCGTTCACCTACTCCCTGGCCGGGGCCGGCAACCCGGCCGGTGCGACCGCGACCTCGACGTACACCGCCAACGGCGGCATCGTATCGCTGAACTGGGACGGCACCTTCACCTACATCCCGAACAAGTCTGCGGCAACAGCGGATTCGTTCCGGGTACTGGTCTCCGACGGGCACGGCGGCACCACCACGCAGACGGTGAACGTGTCGCTGAGCACGCCGTCGCCGACGGCGAACATCAACACCTCGACGCTGAACCAGGTCACCGGCCAGCTCTTCGTCCCGCCCGCCGATCTCGGGCTGATGACATACAGCCTCGGCACCCCGCCGACCAAGGGCACCGTGTCCGTCGACGCCGGCGGGGTGTTCAACTACACCCGGACCAGTCCGGGGCACACCACCACACCGCCGGACACCTTCACGATCATCGGCACCGAGGTGACCACCGGCAAGACGGTCACGATCGCGACGATCACGGTCAGCCCGAAGGTGGTGAACACCCCTCCGGCCGGTGGCACGACGACGATCAGCACACACAGCCAGACCAGCAACCTCATCAACCGGACCCAGACCACCACCGGAACGATCGGCGCATCCGACGCCGACGGAGATCCGCTGACGTTCGACGCCGGAACGTTCTCGACGACCAACGGCGGCGAGGTCACGATCGCGGCCAACGGTTCGTTCTCGTACACGATCAGCAAGGGCCTTCTGAGTTCCTACTATCACGACGCGGCGAAGATCGGTGCCGGCGGCACCGCGGTCAGAGACCAGTTCACCGTCACGGTGCGCGATCAGTTCGGCGGTGTCACCTCGTTCATCGCGACAGTGCCGATCTACGCGATGAATTCGGCGCCGAACGCTCCCACCGGCGGCGTCTTCTGGCCCCTCGTGAACGACTGGACCTCGGTTTTCGCCACCGACCCCGACGGGGACTCGCTGACCTACACCATCACCAAGCAGCCGCAGCATGGGTCCGCGTCGTACAACCCGGTCAGCCAGGTCCTGAGCACCTCGGGTACGCAGAACAACGACACCATCATCCTGACCGTGACCGACGGCTACTACGTGGTGGTCGACGGCATGGTCACGACGACGCCCGCGAGTGCGTCGCGGACCTACACCGTCTGA